The proteins below are encoded in one region of Engystomops pustulosus chromosome 8, aEngPut4.maternal, whole genome shotgun sequence:
- the ABCA3 gene encoding phospholipid-transporting ATPase ABCA3 — protein sequence MMAVFRQLRLLLWKNYILQKRQVLVTVIELLLPLLFSVILIALRHRVDSENHPNATTYPKVGFLNLPSFFYYTGPWELAYIPSNSDVVRDIVGRVEKKLAIDIRARGFPTEEDFEKFIRHNNQSGNVLAAIVFEHTFNNSDDPLPLQVHYKLRFKYSPRNAPMNEQTGLNPNVDRNWHTRYLYPLFQLPGPREQGDRTGGTPGYYRECFLAVQHHVDRAIMYHHANESGRDLLDNIDVSLQRFPFPPYVNDLFILAIQNQLPLLLMLSFTYTSLSIVRALVLEKERKLKEYMRVMGLKSWLHSTAWFIHFFILLFVSIFFVTLLLCVQTSDKGAVLTRSDPTVVFAYLLVFAVCTISFSFMISSFFSRANVAAAAGGFLYFFSYIPYFFISPRYDMITHSEKLASCLISNVGMAMGAQLIGMFEGKGTGAQWSNLLTPVSVDDNFTLGQVMGMLLFDSVLYSIIGWYVESIMPGDYGVPQPWYFCFLPSYWCGTARDAEFLEKEDDEDPEKALRGEYLEEEPADLIPGIRIKHLTKAFRVNGKRRVAVKDLTLNMYEGQITVLLGHNGAGKSTTLSMLTGLFPPSAGECYIGGYEISRDTSLIRRNLGLCPQHDVLFQGLTVQEHLHFYAALKGCPRWRCQEEVDKILQILRIEEKRNALSTQLSGGTCRKLSIGIALIGGSKVVMLDEPTSGMDPASRRDTWELLQQHKHDRTLLLTTHFMDEADILGDRVAILAQGQLQCCGSPLFLKSKYGAGYHMVMVKQPHCQVEEITDLITSYVPHATMESNAGAELSYILPKESTHRFEPLFSELELRRDELGIASYGASVTTMEEVFLRVGKLVDTSLDIQAIQLPALQYQHERRANDWSAEESCSMSDCTEDSGTLITEDCSNIKLNGGCALWCQQFYALFVKRASYSWRNWKIVVGQFLVPLVFTTLALVVGKTFPGPQDSPALELSLAPYGHTAVPYSLPPNASLFLQTLAENFRGQLDETNADPQEVIGDLNEYLLAKAAEEGALFAEHCLCAAEINRVGSRYIINARFNNQAFHAVAAALALADNTLFRLVAGDNASLTVTNYPQPRNTTETARDQILEGQTGFAIAINLLYGMASLASTFSLLLVGERAVKSKHVQFVSGASSFSYWLSALTWDLLNFLIPCTLMLVVFQAFGVRAYTDDHHLVDVMLMLLLYGWAVIPLMYLFSFLFTSTATAYTRLTIFNILSGTASFLSVTIMSIPALGLVDLSRTLDLVFLVLPNYCLGRSFSDFYQNYHFIEFCTSYLPFSEVICKKLNISYQTNYYSFTSPGVGRYLTAMAAQGLTFLCLLFIIESQVFCQLCRFRRRCRTTVLESPVTPTEDRDVADERKKVLESPVEQLSALSSPLVIRELSKVYGRRALLLAVDRISLAVGRGECFGLLGFNGAGKTTTFRMLTGDETVSSGDAYIDGYSILNNTKKAQQRIGYCPQFDPLLEHMTGRETLCLYARLRGVPEMYISSCVENMLRGLLLEPHANKLVRAYSGGNKRKLSAGIALIGGPPVIFMDEPSTGMDPVARRLLWDAVTRTRENGKAVIITSHSMEECEALCTRLAIMVNGQLKCLGSPQHLKCKFGSGYTLLAKTSRGGDDLVAFKEFVETVFPGSQLKHEHQGMVHYHITNQDMSWAQVFGTLEKAKEKFDLEDYCVSQISLEQVFLSFSHFQQPPEVVVV from the exons ATGATGGCTGTATTCCGGCAGCTGCGGCTCCTTCTGTGGAAGAATTACATCTTACAG AAACGTCAGGTCCTGGTGACGGTGATCGAGTTGTTACTGCCCCTCCTGTTTTCGGTGATCCTCATTGCATTGCGGCATAGAGTTGACTCCGAAAACCATCCCAATGCTACCACATACCCAAAAGTGGGCTTTCTCAACTTGCCAAGTTTCTTTTACTATACGGGACCCTGGGAGCTGGCGTATATCCCCTCAAATAGCGATGTTGTGCGGGATATTGTGGGAAGAGTGGAGAAGAAGCTGGCTATCGATATCAGAG CCCGAGGATTTCCCACAGAAGAGGATTTTGAGAAGTTCATAAGACACAACAACCAGTCGGGCAACGTACTGGCAGCCATAGTCTTTGAACATACATTTAATAACAGCGATGACCCTTTACCTCTGCAG GTCCACTACAAATTACGTTTTAAGTACAGCCCCCGTAACGCTCCAATGAATGAGCAGACCGGACTCAACCCCAATGTGGATCGGAACTGGCACACAAGATACTTGTATCCACTCTTCCAGCTTCCAGGACCTCGTGAGCAAGGGGATAGGACTGGAGGAACACCAG GATACTATAGAGAGTGTTTCCTGGCAGTACAGCACCATGTGGACCGGGCCATCATGTACCACCATGCCAACGAAAGCGGGCGGGACCTCCTGGATAATATTGATGTCTCTCTTCAGCGCTTTCCCTTCCCACCGTACGTCAATGACCTCTTCATCCTGGCGATCCAGAACCAGCTTCCTCTGCTGCTTATGCTCAGCTTCACCTACACCTCCCTGAGCATTGTGCGGGCCCTGGTGCTGGAGAAGGAGCGGAAGCTGAAG GAGTACATGCGTGTGATGGGCCTGAAGTCCTGGCTTCACTCTACTGCCTGGTTCATCCATTTCTTTATACTACTCTTTGTCTCCATCTTTTTCGTCACGTTACTTCTGTGCGTCCAG ACCAGTGACAAGGGGGCGGTACTGACCCGAAGTGACCCCACTGTGGTTTTCGCCTATCTCCTGGTCTTTGCGGTGTGCACCATCTCCTTCAGTTTTATGATCAGCAGCTTTTTCTCACGAG CGAATGTGGCAGCTGCCGCCGGTGGTTTCCTGTACTTCTTCTCCTACATACCCTACTTTTTCATCTCCCCCCGCTACGACATGATAACCCACAGCGAGAAGCTGGCGTCTTGTCTTATTTCCAATGTGGGCATGGCCATGGGCGCCCAACTGATCGGAATGTTTGAGGGCAAAG GCACCGGGGCTCAGTGGTCAAACTTGCTGACCCCGGTCAGTGTGGATGACAACTTCACTCTGGGTCAGGTCATGGGGATGCTGCTGTTTGACTCTGTATTGTACTCCATCATCGGGTGGTACGTGGAGTCTATCATGCCAGGAGACTATGGCGTCCCCCAGCCTTGGTACTTCTGCTTTCTG CCTTCGTATTGGTGCGGGACGGCCAGAGATGCCGAATTCCTAGAGAAAGAAGATGATGAAGATCCTGAAAAGGCCTTGAGAGGAGAATACCTGGAAGAAGAACCTGCAGACCTGATACCAGGCATTCGTATTAAACATTTAACAAAG GCATTCCGTGTGAACGGTAAGAGGCGCGTTGCTGTGAAGGATCTCACCCTCAACATGTATGAAGGACAAATCACCGTGTTATTGGGACATAATGGAGCTGGCAAGAGCACAACTTTATCTATGCTGACAG GCCTTTTCCCCCCATCCGCTGGGGAATGTTACATTGGAGGGTATGAGATCTCTCGAGACACCTCTCTCATCAGACGCAATCTGGGGCTGTGCCCTCAACACGACGTCTTATTCCAGGGTcttactgtgcaggagcacctacATTTTTATGCAGCT CTGAAAGGGTGTCCCCGATGGCGCTGTCAAGAAGAGGTTGACAAAATTTTGCAAATCTTGAGAATTGAGGAGAAACGCAACGCTTTGAGCACTCAGTTGTCAGGGGGAACCTGCCGGAAGCTGTCCATTGGGATTGCATTGATAGGAGGGTCCAAG GTTGTTATGTTGGATGAACCTACCTCTGGTATGGACCCAGCCTCTCGTAGGGACACGTGGGAGCTTTTACAGCAGCACAAACACGATCGCACACTCCTCCTCACCACACATTTCATGGACGAAGCTGATATTCTAGGAGATCGCGTTGCCATCTTAGCTCAGGGACAGCTGCAATGTTGTGGTTCACCTCTGTTCCTCAAAAGCAAATATG GTGCTGGGTACCATAtggtgatggtgaagcagccacATTGCCAAGTGGAAGAAATCACAGACCTCATTACCAGCTACGTCCCACATGCCACTATGGAGAGTAACGCAGGGGCAGAGCTTTCTTACATCTTGCCTAAGGAGAGCACCCACAG GTTTGAGCCTCTGTTCTCTGAGCTGGAGCTCCGTCGTGATGAGTTGGGTATTGCCAGTTACGGAGCGTCCGTCACCACTATGGAGGAAGTATTTCTAAG GGTGGGTAAGTTAGTAGACACTAGTCTGGACATACAAGCTATACAGCTTCCTGCTCTCCAGTATCAGCACGAGCGGAGAGCTAATGACTGGTCTGCGGAGGAATCCTGCTCCATGAGCGACTGCACTGAGGACAGCGGCACCCTGATCACCGAGGACTGCTCCAACATCAAGCTCAACGGAGGG TGCGCCCTCTGGTGCCAGCAGTTCTATGCCCTTTTCGTGAAGCGGGCGTCTTATAGCTGGAGAAACTGGAAGATTGTTGTGGGGCAGTTCCTGGTTCCCTTGGTGTTCACCACATTGGCTCTGGTTGTCGGAAAAACATTCCCCGGACCTCAAGACTCTCCTGCGCTGGAGCTGAGCTTGGCACCTTATGGGCACACAGCAGTGCCATACTCGCTGCCACCTAATGCCTcactcttcctgcaaaccctggcCGAGAACTTCAGAGGCCAACTGGATGAGACGAACGCTGACCCCCAGGAAGTCATAG GTGACCTGAATGAATATCTCCTGGCTAAGGCAGCGGAGGAAGGCGCCCTGTTTGCTGAACATTGCCTGTGTGCCGCAGAGATCAACCGCGTTGGCTCGCGCTACATCATCAATGCCCGCTTCAACAACCAGGCCTTCCACGCAGTGGCGGCTGCGCTGGCGCTGGCAGATAACACGCTGTTCAGATTGGTGGCCGGTGATAATGCCTCTCTTACAGTAACAAACTACCCTCAACCACGAAACACTACAGAGACTGCCCGGGATCAGATCCTTGA GGGTCAGACCGGTTTTGCCATTGCCATTAACCTTCTGTATGGGATGGCCTCCTTGGCGAGCACCTTCTCCCTATTGCttgttggtgagcgggcagtgaAGTCTAAACACGTGCAATTTGTGAGCGGAGCGTCGTCCTTCAGCTATTGGCTGTCTGCTCTAACCTGGGATCTGCTAAACTTCCTGATCCCCTGTACGCTCATGCTA GTGGTATTCCAGGCCTTTGGCGTGCGTGCATATACGGATGACCACCACCTCGTGGATGTGATGCTGATGCTACTCCTGTACGGCTGGGCCGTCATCCCTCTCATGTACCTGTTCAGCTTTCTCTTCACCTCCACCGCCACCGCTTACACCCGGCTCACCATCTTCAACATCCTGTCGGGCACCGCCAGCTTCCTATCAGTCACTATCATGAGCATTCCCG CGCTGGGTTTGGTTGACCTCTCTCGCACCCTGGACCTGGTGTTTTTGGTGCTCCCCAATTATTGCCTGGGAAGATCATTCAGCGATTTCTACCAGAACTACCACTTTATAGAATTCTGCACCTCATATTTACCATTTTCAGAAGTTATCTGCAAGAAACTGA ATATCAGCTATCAAACCAACTACTACTCCTTCACCTCGCCGGGTGTGGGCCGCTACTTGACGGCTATGGCTGCTCAGGGCTTGACCTTCCTTTGCCTTCTCTTCATTATCGAGAGCCAAGTCTTCTGCCAGCTTTGCCGATTCAGGCGCCGATGCCGG ACTACTGTTCTTGAATCTCCGGTGACCCCCACAGAGGACCGGGATGTGGCGGATGAGAGGAAGAAGGTGTTGGAGTCGCCAGTGGAACAGCTCTCGGCACTTAGTAGCCCACTGGTTATCCGAGAGCTCAGCAAG GTGTATGGCCGCCGCGCTCTACTTCTCGCCGTAGACCGCATATCTCTGGCTGTGGGTCGGGGTGAATGCTTTGGACTGCTGGGTTTCAATGGCGCTGGGAAGACGACCACCTTCCGGATGCTGACTGGAGATGAAACTGTCAGCTCCGGGGACGCCTACATCGATGGGTACAGCATCCTAAACAACACTAAGAAG GCCCAGCAGCGGATTGGCTACTGTCCACAATTTGATCCCTTACTGGAACACATGACTGGCCGGGAGACCCTGTGCTTGTACGCCCGACTACGGGGGGTCCCTGAGATGTACATAAGTAGCTGTGTAGAGAACATGCTGCGGGGCCTTCTCCTGGAACCTCATGCTAATAAACTAGTGCGGGCGTACAG TGGTGGAAACAAGAGGAAGCTCAGTGCTGGAATTGCTCTGATCGGTGGTCCACCAGTCATCTTCATGGATGAGCCGTCTACTGGAATGGACCCCGTGGCCCGGAGACTACTGTGGGACGCTGTGACGAGGACACGGGAGAACGGGAAGGCTGTGATCATCACCTCACATAG CATGGAGGAGTGTGAAGCTCTTTGCACGCGGCTCGCCATCATGGTGAACGGTCAGCTCAAGTGCCTCGGTAGTCCACAGCACCTGAAATGCAAGTTCGGTAGTGGATACACGCTATTAGCCAAGACGTCTAGAGGCGGAGATGATCTGGTCGCCTTTAAGGAGTTTGTGGAGACCGTCTTCCCAG GCAGTCAGCTGAAGCACGAGCACCAGGGTATGGTCCATTACCATATAACAAACCAGGACATGAGCTGGGCACAG GTGTTTGGAACATTAGAAAAAGCCAAAGAGAAGTTCGATCTTGAGGATTACTGCGTGAGCCAGATCTCGCTGGAGCAAGTCTTCCTGAGCTTCAGCCACTTCCAGCAGCCGCCCGAGGTGGTCGTGGTATGA